In Acidimicrobiales bacterium, the DNA window CACCCGTGGCTGTCAGGTGCGCGAGCGATGGCAGTGAGCCGCTCTCGCCGGAGCTGGAGTGCTTGGACCCGAAGACGACTCAATTCATCGCGGTGGATGATTGTGGAGGGCATTGATCATCAGCAAAGCACACGTCTCTCGAGGGGCTCCCGCAGTGCGTTGCTCAGCCCCGACGCGGCGCTCCGCGAACGGAGGTGAGCCTGTCGCCCGCCAGGATGCTGTTTACGACGACGGCTGTCGCTTCTACCGTCGTGGCGCAGGCCCTTCTTGCACGCACTCGGAACGCGTAGTTCGAGCGAAGCTAGGTTTGCTGATCAATCGTCCGGCGTGGTTCGGTGCTACAGACGCAGTTCGAGGTTCGAGCTTCGGGCCCGACTCTGGCGCCGTGCCGTCTCGTCGAGCCGACCGGGAGATTTGAGAAGGCAGGCGCTTTGACAGCAGATAACTCGGCACCTTCCGCACCCGGCCGACCTGCATAACCGCAGGTCAGCACACCGTTCAGACCTTTCGCACTCGTAATGCGTAGGTCAGGAGTTCGATTCTCCTCTCGGGCTCTACCTGGTCTCGTGCGCTCAGGAGCTGGCTCCCAACGGACGCCCCCTGGCTGCGCCGCCAGCACGTCGCACCCTCCTGCCCGTCATCCTCCACCTGGTCGTCGACAGCTGGCCTTGACGCAGGGTGAGTGCGCTGCGAGGCTGCCGGCTCATTATCAATCTCGCTTGATGAGCCACCGGAGGTAGCGATGTCGAGGGTCCAGCTGGCCATCAACGTGAGCGATCTGGACGCAGCGATCGCCTTCTACTCCAAGCTCTTGCGCATGGAGCCGAGCAAGCGCCGGCCCGGCTACGCCAACTATTCCGTCGAGTCGCCGCCGCTGAAGCTGGTGCTGATCGAGGGAGAGGGTGAGCCCGGCTCGCTCAATCACCTGGGCGTCGAGGTGGACTCGAGTTGCGAGGTGAACGAGACGTCGAAGCGCTTCGACGCCATCGGTCTCGACACGCTCGTGGAGGACCAGGTGCCCTGCTGCTACGCCCTCCAGGACAAGGTGTGGGTCACCGATCCCGACGGTGCCAAGTGGGAGATCTACACGGTGCTCGGCGAGTCCGAGGTGGGCACCCCCGGGCAGCAGGCGGCCGCCGGCATGACGCCCGCCGGCGCCCCGTGAGGATCGCCGTTCTCGGCGGCGCCTACTCCAACCCCTACGCCCTCGAAGCCGTCCTGGCCGACGCCCGCAGGCGGTCCTGCCAGCGCACGTTCTTCCTCGGCGACCTCGGCGGTTTCGGCGCCGAGCCGGACGCCCTGTGGCCGCTCCTCGTGGGTGGCGGCGTCGAGTGCATCGCCGGAAACTACGACGTGGCGATCTCCCAGGGCGGCGACGACTGCGGCTGCGGCTACCGCGACCCACGCGACAACGAGTACGCAGCCATCGCCTTCGAGTACACCCGGGACCACACCTCGGCCGACTTCGCCCGCTGGATGGGGGAGCTCCCGCTGGAGCACCGTGAGATCCTCGACGGGGTCGACGTGCACATGGTGCACGGGTCGCCCCTCGGAGTGAACGACTTCTTCTGGGAGTCACTGCCCGACCACGAGGTGGGCGCCCGCCTGGACGCCAGCGGCGCCGACTTGGTCCTGTGCACCCACAGCGGGCTGCCCTGGCAGAAGCGCCTCGATGATCGGCTGGCGGTGAACGTGGGCGTCGTCGGGCGACCGGCCAACGACGGGCGCCGGGACGTCTGGTACGCCGTGGTCGACCTCGAGGGGGGCCGGGCGGAGGCGACCCTGGTACCCGTCGCCTACGACTGGCGGGCCCAGGCCGCCTCGATGCGCGCGGCTGGGCTGCCCGAGGCGTTCGTGGACACCATCGAGTCCGGATGGTGGACCTCGTGCCTTCAGGTGCTCCCGCCACTGGAACGCTCGCGCGGCAAATACCAGCTGTACCGCTCCGAGATGGCGGCCGACCAGTTGCACGACGGCCTCGGTGCGGCATCGGCTGCGCCGGACGACGCGCTACCGGTCGTCGCCCTGTTCGGGTCCGCGCTGTTCCCCCGCCGCCTGTGGGTGTCTCGGGCCGGCGACGAGGGACGGCGGGTGGAGCTGGCGGCCGAGGCGGCGGAGTCGGGCTTTCTCGAGGTCTGCGACGCCGACGACACCGCCCTCGTAAAGCGGCTGGCGGGGCCGACCGACCGGCCGGAGCTCACCGTCACGGCTGAGGAGCTCCGCTGGCACCCGGCCGCCTCCGACCCGGGTGCCACCGTCGCGGCGGCGGGCACCCCGCTGGCCGAGGCCAGGCGACGGGTGACCGAGCGGGTGGTGGCCGAGCGGCAGAACGACGGCCGCCTTCCGCTGGCCGTCGGCTGCGCACCCTGAGCACGACTCCTTCCTGTTGCACCCGACCACCGGACCTGGCCACCTGGACCCGACCACCCATCACCGAGCAACCACCCCAAACCCCGGTCGACCGATCACGACCAACGACCAGAGAGGCAATTCGTGACCGAGCCCCTTCCCCTTTCCCGCCGCCGCTTCCTCCAGGGTGCGGGCGCGTTCGCCCTGGCCGGCGTGAGCGGCCTCGCCCTCGGTGGCTGTGGCGGCGACGACGAGCCCACGAGCACCGCCGCGGGCGGCTCGTCGACCAGCGCGGCGAAGGCCAGGCCCACCACGCTGCGCTTCGGGGTCGGCCCCCTGCTGTCCACCACCACGGACACCAAGGCGGCCTACGACCCCTTCTTCGCCTGGCTGGCCGGAGAGCTCGGGGTGAAGCACGAGCTGCAAGCCGTCGACTCGTGGGGCGGCATCTCCGTAGCGCTCGGCTCCGACCAGCTCGACCTGGCCTGGATGGGCCCCTTCGGGTATGTGCTGGCCAACGAGCGCTCGGGCGCCCAGGCCATCGCCACGGTGAAGTACGACGAGAAGC includes these proteins:
- a CDS encoding ArsI/CadI family heavy metal resistance metalloenzyme; this encodes MSRVQLAINVSDLDAAIAFYSKLLRMEPSKRRPGYANYSVESPPLKLVLIEGEGEPGSLNHLGVEVDSSCEVNETSKRFDAIGLDTLVEDQVPCCYALQDKVWVTDPDGAKWEIYTVLGESEVGTPGQQAAAGMTPAGAP
- a CDS encoding metallophosphoesterase family protein codes for the protein MRIAVLGGAYSNPYALEAVLADARRRSCQRTFFLGDLGGFGAEPDALWPLLVGGGVECIAGNYDVAISQGGDDCGCGYRDPRDNEYAAIAFEYTRDHTSADFARWMGELPLEHREILDGVDVHMVHGSPLGVNDFFWESLPDHEVGARLDASGADLVLCTHSGLPWQKRLDDRLAVNVGVVGRPANDGRRDVWYAVVDLEGGRAEATLVPVAYDWRAQAASMRAAGLPEAFVDTIESGWWTSCLQVLPPLERSRGKYQLYRSEMAADQLHDGLGAASAAPDDALPVVALFGSALFPRRLWVSRAGDEGRRVELAAEAAESGFLEVCDADDTALVKRLAGPTDRPELTVTAEELRWHPAASDPGATVAAAGTPLAEARRRVTERVVAERQNDGRLPLAVGCAP